The region GTCGTCTCGCTCGGGCACTCCGACGCCCCCTTCGAGGTCGCCTACGTGGCCCTCGACCGCTACGCCGCGGGGGTCACCCACCTCTTCAACGCCATGAGCCCCCTCCACCACCGCGACCCCGGGCTCCCCGGGGCCGCCTTCGCCCACCCCAGGGCCGTGTGCGGCCTCATCGCCGACGGCCGCCACGTCCACCCCGAGATGGTGGCCCTCGCCTTCCGGATGCTCGGGCCCGACCGCCTCTGCCTCGTCACCGACGCCATCTCCGCCGCCGGGATGGAGGCCGGCGAGTTCACCCTGGCCTCCCGCCGGGTGCGGCTGGAGGGCGGTGTCCCGCGGCTGGACGACGGGACCATAGCCGGGAGCGTCCTCACCATGGAGCGGGCCTTCCAGAACATCCTCGCCTTCACCGGCTGCACGCTCCCCGAGGCCGCCCGGATGGCCGCCGCCACCCCGGCCCGGCTCGTCGGGGAGGGGCGGCGCAAGGGGCGGCTGAGCCCGGGCTACGACGCCGACGTCACCGTGCTGGCCCCCGACCTCTCCGTGGAGGCCGTCTGGGTCGGCGGCCGGCAGCTGTACTCCGCTGGAAAGGTGGTGTGAGCGATGAAGAAGACCTTCGACGGGACCGAGGTGGAGGTCGTGCGGGGAGACATAACCGACCAGCCGGACGTGGAGGCCGTCGTGAACGCTGCCAACGCCGAGCTCATGCCCGGCGGGGGCGTCGCCGGGGCGATCCACCGGGCCGCCGGCCCGGGGCTCGCCGAGGAGTGCCGCCCGCTCGCCCCCATCCGCCCCGGGCAGGCGGTGATCACCGGGGGACACCGCCTGCCCAACCGCCACGTCATCCACGTGCTCGGCCCCGTCTACGGGCAGGACAGGCCCGAGGAGAGGCTTCTGGCCGACTGCTACCGCAACGCGCTGCGCCTCGCCGGGGAGCGCGGGATCTCCTCGCTGGCCTTCCCCGCCGTCTCCGCCGGGGCCTTCGGCTACCCCCTGGAGGAGGCCGCCCGCGTCGCCGTCAGGACCGTCAGCGAGGAGGCCCCGCGCATCGGCGGCATCCGGCGGGTGCGGTTCGTCCTCTTCGGGGAGCGGGAGCTCGAGGCCTTCCGGCGGGCGCTTGAGGAGGTCGCCTCCGGCCGGTAGGGGCGGCGTGCTAGAATCCCCGTATGGCTCAGACCCCCAGAAAGGTGCAGCTCAGCGACGAGGAGTGGCGTAGGAGGCTCTCGCCCGAGGAGTACCGGGTGGCCCGCGAGGGGGGCACCGAGCCCGCCTTCACCGGCCGGTACTGGGACCACAAGGAGGAGGGCGTCTACCGCTGCGTCTGCTGCGGGACCCCGCTCTTCTCCTCCGAGACCAAGTACGACTCCGGGACCGGCTGGCCCAGCTTCTGGGCGCCCATCGAGGAGGCCAACGTGGCCTACAGGGAGGACCGCAGCCTCCTCATGCGCCGCACGGAGGTGCTGTGCGCCGCCTGCGACGCCCACCTCGGCCACGTCTTCGACGACGGCCCGCCCCCCACCGGCCGCCGCTACTGCATGAACTCCGCGGC is a window of Rubrobacter xylanophilus DSM 9941 DNA encoding:
- the msrB gene encoding peptide-methionine (R)-S-oxide reductase MsrB encodes the protein MAQTPRKVQLSDEEWRRRLSPEEYRVAREGGTEPAFTGRYWDHKEEGVYRCVCCGTPLFSSETKYDSGTGWPSFWAPIEEANVAYREDRSLLMRRTEVLCAACDAHLGHVFDDGPPPTGRRYCMNSAALRFSPGPPPG
- a CDS encoding macro domain-containing protein, with translation MKKTFDGTEVEVVRGDITDQPDVEAVVNAANAELMPGGGVAGAIHRAAGPGLAEECRPLAPIRPGQAVITGGHRLPNRHVIHVLGPVYGQDRPEERLLADCYRNALRLAGERGISSLAFPAVSAGAFGYPLEEAARVAVRTVSEEAPRIGGIRRVRFVLFGERELEAFRRALEEVASGR
- the nagA gene encoding N-acetylglucosamine-6-phosphate deacetylase gives rise to the protein MSLVALKGRVVTDYEVWEEGCVLLGDGAVRDVSRDWRAAEEADEVHELGESLILPGFVDLQVNGAFGVDLAGEPERLGELSGRLLSTGTTAYLPTVITSPPEAYERALPHLAGGIAAEPGGARPLGVHLEGPFISPGRRGAHPAEHVRPPDPGLLGRLLELAPVRMITVAPELPGADGLMAAARDRGAVVSLGHSDAPFEVAYVALDRYAAGVTHLFNAMSPLHHRDPGLPGAAFAHPRAVCGLIADGRHVHPEMVALAFRMLGPDRLCLVTDAISAAGMEAGEFTLASRRVRLEGGVPRLDDGTIAGSVLTMERAFQNILAFTGCTLPEAARMAAATPARLVGEGRRKGRLSPGYDADVTVLAPDLSVEAVWVGGRQLYSAGKVV